The genomic DNA ACTTCCTGCCGATGCTGATGCAACCCGTGACCGTCGGAATGGACTTCGAACCGACAGATGTCCCGGTTCGCCTTCTTCGCCCGGGCCGCCAGCCGGAACGACAGTTCGGGATCGGTCCGTTCGTCGTTCGTGCCGTGCACGATCAACACCCGCCGCCCCGCCAGTTGCTTCACCGGTTCGGGTGGCGCGGCAACGTCCTGTTCGGGCAGCCAAGGAGCCAGCGCCACCACGGAGTTGACCGCCTCGTGCCCCGCGGAGCGCAACGCCGCGCGCCCGCCCATGTCGATCCCGGTGAGACACACGGGCACGTCCCCGTACCGCCGTACGACCTCGTCCACCGCCCAGGACGCGTCGTGCGCGAGAGACGCCTCACTGCCGTTCCAGCCGCGACTGCGGTAGTGGACGACATGCGCGGCGAGCCCCTCGCCCTGGCCCGCGCGGGCCAACCGGCGCCCCAGTGTCCGTACGGAAGCCGTCGCCATCATGGGGGAGGGTCTGCGGGCGGAGACCTCCTCGCCGCCGGGGAGCAGCAGCACCACGCCGCTCACCGAGGTCGGTTCGGGACCGAGCGCTCTCCCCAGTTGGGCCGTCCGAAGCGGCGTCGCTTGCTGTGCCATGACAGAACAGTGTCAGAAGTGAGCGTGTACGCCATCCTTCCGCGCGGTCACCGTTACGTATCGACGGATTCGTACAACAGGTGATCTACGCGCGTAGGAGTTAGAGTGCGGAAATGACGAGCCAGAGCACCCCGAACACCCCGACGCCGGACCAGATCCGCCGGGCGCCGAAGGTTCTGCTGCACGACCACCTCGACGGCGGTCTCCGCCCGGGGACGATCGTCGAACTCGCGCGGGACGCCGGGTACACCGGACTCCCCGAGACCGACCCGGACAAGCTCGGCGTGTGGTTCGCCGAGGCCGCCGACTCCGGTTCGCTGGAACGGTACTTGGAGACCTTCTCGCACACGGTCGCCGTGATGCAGACCCGGGACGCGCTGATCCGGGTCGCCCGCGAGTGCGCGGAGGACCTCGCCGAGGACGGCGTCGTATACGCCGAGGTGCGGTACGCGCCCGAGCAGCACCTCGACGGCGGGCTCAGCCTCGAAGAGGTCGTCGAGGCTGTCAACGAGGGCTTTCGGCAAGGGGAGTTGCTCGCGCGGGAGAGCGGGCGGCGGATTCGTGTCGGGGCGCTGCTCACCGCGATGCGGCATGCGGCCCGTTCCCTGGAGATCGCCGAACTCGCCAACCGCTACCGCGACTTGGGTGTCGTCGGCTTCGACATCGCGGGCGCGGAGGCCGGGTTCCCGCCCACCCGGCACCTGGACGCCTTCGAGTATCTGAAGCGCGAGAACAACCACTTCACGATCCACGCCGGTGAGGCCTTCGGGCTGCCGTCGATCTGGCAGGCGTTGCAGTGGTGCGGCGCCGACCGGCTGGGGCACGGGGTGCGCATCATCGACGACATCCAGGTCAAGGAGGACGGCTCGGTCGAGCTCGGCCGGCTCGCGTCGTACGTCCGGGACAAGCGCATCCCGCTGGAGCTGTGCCCCAGCTCCAACCTCCAGACCGGCGCCGCCGACTCCTACGCCGAGCACCCGATCGGGCTGCTGCGCCGGCTGCACTTCCGTGCGACGGTCAACACCGATAACCGCCTCATGTCGCACACCAGCATGTCGCAGGAATTCGAGCACCTTGTCGAGGCGTTCGGTTATTCGCTCGACGACATGCAGTGGTTCTCCGTCAATGCTATGAAGTCAGCATTCATTCCTTTCGATGAACGACTGGCCATGATCAATGACGTGATCAAGCCGGGATATGCCGAACTCAAATCCGAATGGCTGTTCCGGCAGACGGCTTCCACCAGCGCTTCTGTGCCGGAAGAGGGCTGAACGAGGCGGAGTGGGGCACGGGAGATGCGGGCGGACGTTCACAATCCGTCCGCATTTCGATGTTTGCGGCTGGCGCCCTCGCGTGTTTACGGTCTTGGACCGCTCACATCCCCGTCATCCCATTCAAGGACGCATTCACCATGAAGCAGTCTGCTGCCAAGACCCTCGGTGTCGCCGCCCTCGGTGCTGCCTTCGCCGCTGTAGGCGCGGGTGCCGCGAGCGCCGCTCCGGCGGTGCCGGACGCCACGCAGGCGCTGGGCGCCGTGACCCACACGCTGCCCGCGGAGAACGTCGCCAAGGCGCTGCCGGGTGCCGGCGAGGCGCTGAGCCAGGCGCAGCCCGCGCTCGCGGGTGGTCTGTCCGCCGTGCAGCCGGCCGCCGAGAAGGTCCTCTCCGACGGTCCGACCGCGCCCGTCGCCGGGCTGCTGGGCGGCCTGCCGCTGTCGAACACGGGCCTGCCCACGCACGGCCTGCCGCTGAACGGCATCCCGCTGGGCTGAGCCCCGCCCCTGAACGCGCCGATGGGGCGCACCCCCGGACGAGGGGTGCGCCCCATCGGCGTACGTGCGCACGGTCCTCACCAGGTCTCGGTGCGCACCTTGTCCTCGGACGGGAACAGGATCCACAGCGCGATGTAGAGCAGGAACTGCGGGCCGGGCAGCAGGCAGGAGACCAGGAAGATCACCCGCATCGTGGTCGCGGAGGTACCGAAGCGCCGCGCCAGCGCTGCGCACACTCCGCCGATCATGCGGCCTTGGGTGGGGCGGGCAATGGCGGTCATTTTTCTGCTCCTTCGCGAGCGGCTGTCCGAGGCCCCCGTGTGGTTGCCCCATCTGCCTTCAACGGTACGGAGCCGGAGGCGGCCCGGCGTCGCTCTACGGTGCGATGCCGACCCTGGGAATCGTCGGGGTTCGCCCCTGAGCCGCTTCCTCCTGGAGGACGGTCGGGGGGAGCGGGGTCTCGGTCCTGCGGCGGAGCCAGACGCGGGAGGCCGGGACGAAGGCCGCGTGCGCGAGAGCCACGCCCACCGTGTTCATGAGCAGCGAGTCGATGTCGACCACCTGGCCGGGCACCCCGGTCTGCAGCAGTTCGATGCCCAGGGAGATCAGGGCGCCCGCCGCGACCGTACGGATGAAGGACGCGAGCGGGGAGACATGGAGTCGGCCGCTGACCGTCGGGAGCAGGACGCCCAGCGGGGCCAGCAGGGCCAGGCCCTCGCCGATCCGCTTCGTCGCCTCCGGCCAGCCCAGGGCGAGATCGGCCCGGATGCTGGCCAGTGGGTGCAGATTCGGGGGCATCACCCAGGGGACGTCCCTGGGGCGCAGCGTGACCCAGGCGACGAACACGAGATGTGCGACGAGGAGGACGCCCCCTGTCACACGGATGCGAATCGCGGCACTGCCGCCGATGGAGCCTTGACGCTGCACGCCCCACAAGACGCCCTCTGCGGCACGATCGGTTCCGGGTGGACACCAGGCACCAGGGTGAGGCCTGCGCCACACGCCCTTTTTCGCGCCCCGTTCACCCCCGCGGCGCGCGCGGCTTCAGCCGCCCGTCACCTCGCTGGACGGCGGCGCCTTGGTGCCCGGGTCGGAGCGGACGTCGTCCGTGCACTCGTAGCGGCGCAGGGGCGCCTCGCCCGGGCCGCCGAGGATCACGGAGCCGTCGCCCTCGGCCGCGGCCGAGTCGGAGAACGTACAGACGATCTGGGCGAGCGCGTACGACGTGAGGTCGGCCGGTGAATTGCTCAGCCGCAGCGCGTCCTTGGGGTCCCCGGCGCGCGGCCCACCGACCGTCATGCCGCCGCGCACGTCGGTCGTGTAGCCCGCGTCCCTCTCACCCGACGACGGCGACTCCGCGAGCTGGTCCAGCAGCCCCTGGGCGACGATCACGCGCCGCTGCACGTCCGCCGTGCCGTCCGGTACCTGTACGGCCCGGTCGACGGTCACCAGCGACGACCCGCACAGCAGGAACACCTGCACCGGCACCCCGCGCGCGGCCTGCGGCGACCCGTCCGGCTCGGTGAGCGTGCAGGGCACCCGGGACGGCGCGGCCCCGAAGTCGGTCGGCACCTCGGTGGCCCGGATCCCGCACCCGGTGAGCAGCAGGCCGAGGAGCGGAAGGGCCAGGGAGACGGCGTAACGGCGTCCTGCGGTCATCACGCGTTCTCCTCGGGGCCTGTGCCCTCGGCCTTCTCGCCGTTCTCGGCGCCGGGCTCCTCCGTGAGCGCGGAGGCGTCTCGTGGCAGCCGCAGGGTGAACACCGCGCCGCCCTCGGGGGAGTTGGCGGCGGTGATCTCGCCGCCGTGGATGTGGGCGTTCTCCAGGGCGATGGAGAGGCCCAGGCCGCTGCCCTCGGAGCGGGGCCGGGAGGCGCTCGCCTTGTAGAAGCGGTCGAAGACGTGCGGCAGGACGTCCTCGGGGATGCCGGGGCCGTGGTCGCGGACCGCGATGACGAGGTCGTCGTCCTCCAGGCGGACCGAGACCCGGACCGGCGAGCCGCCGTGCTTGAGGGCGTTGCCGATGAGGTTGGCGAGGATGACGTCCAGGCGGCGCGGGTCGAGCACGGAGTGGATGCCGCGCTCGGCGTCCAGGTCCACGGCGTCCAGCCAGGCGCGGGCGTCGATGCACGCGGTGATCTGGTCGGCGAGGTCGACGTCGTCGAGGACGAGCCGGGCGGTGCCCGCGTCGAAGCGGGTGACCTCCATCAGGTTCTCCACGAGGTCGCCCAGCCGCTTGGTCTCGCTGACGACGAGCCGTACGGCGGGCTCGATCATCGGGTCCACGCTGCCGGTCTCGGCGTCGAGTTCCTCTTCGAGCACCTCCACCACCGCCGTGATCGCGGTCAGCGGGGTGCGCAGCTCGTGCGACATGTCGGCGACGAACCGGCGCGAGGCGTCGTCCCGGGCCGCCATGTCGGCGACCCGCTTCTCCAGCGCCTCGGCCGTCTGGTTGAACGTCCTTGACAGCTCGGCGAGTTCGTCGGTGCCGGAGACCCGCAGCCGGGTGTCGAGCTTGCCCTCGCCGAGCCGGCGCGCGGCTATACCGAGCCGGTGCACGGGCTTGAGGACGGTCGTCGCGGCGGCCTGCGCGAGCAGCGCGGAACCGATCAGCGCGAGCCCGGTGGCGATACCCAGCGACCAGGCAAGGGAGTTGAGGTCCTTCGCCTCCGGCTCGAGGGACTTGAGCATGTAGCCGGTCGGACCGCCGCCGATCATCCGCGTACCGGCCACCAGATACGGCGTGCCGTGCTCGGTGACCCGCTGCCAGTACAGGTGGTACGGCTCCTTGTTGCCGTCGGACACCGACTGCTGCTTGTTCACCGCCGTGCGCAGCGACTTGGGCACGTCCTCCAGCGAAAAGCCGTTCAGGCCGCCCGAGTTGCCGTAGACCGTCTTGTCGTTCGTGTCCTCGCCGACGAGCAGGACGCTGAAGCGCTGGCTGCTGTTGGCCATCTGGCCCGCCGTGCGCATCAGTTCGTCCTGGGTGGGGTGGACGGGCAGGGCGCCGGCGCGGTTCTGCATCTCCTGGCGGAAGTCGCGCAGCACGGCGTCCTGGGCGCGGGTGAGGACGGCCTCGCGGTTGAGCCAGTAGGCGATGCCGGACGCGGACACGGCGGCGGTCAGCGCGACCAGCCCGAACACGACCACCAGCCGCAGGCGCAGGCTGGTGAACCGCAGCCGCCACAGGACTCCCTTACGACCCGGGCGCCAGCCGCGGATCCCCCCTGGTGCGTCGGTCACTGAGGCGAGTCCAGGCGGTAACCGACGCCGCGCACGGTACGGATGAGCGTCGGGGACGACGGGATGTCCTCGACCTTGGCGCGCAGCCGCTGGACACAGGCGTCCACCAGCCGCGAGTCACCGAGATAGTCGTGCTCCCACACCAGGCGC from Streptomyces sp. NBC_01478 includes the following:
- a CDS encoding PspC domain-containing protein; this encodes MTAIARPTQGRMIGGVCAALARRFGTSATTMRVIFLVSCLLPGPQFLLYIALWILFPSEDKVRTETW
- a CDS encoding ATP-binding protein, translating into MTDAPGGIRGWRPGRKGVLWRLRFTSLRLRLVVVFGLVALTAAVSASGIAYWLNREAVLTRAQDAVLRDFRQEMQNRAGALPVHPTQDELMRTAGQMANSSQRFSVLLVGEDTNDKTVYGNSGGLNGFSLEDVPKSLRTAVNKQQSVSDGNKEPYHLYWQRVTEHGTPYLVAGTRMIGGGPTGYMLKSLEPEAKDLNSLAWSLGIATGLALIGSALLAQAAATTVLKPVHRLGIAARRLGEGKLDTRLRVSGTDELAELSRTFNQTAEALEKRVADMAARDDASRRFVADMSHELRTPLTAITAVVEVLEEELDAETGSVDPMIEPAVRLVVSETKRLGDLVENLMEVTRFDAGTARLVLDDVDLADQITACIDARAWLDAVDLDAERGIHSVLDPRRLDVILANLIGNALKHGGSPVRVSVRLEDDDLVIAVRDHGPGIPEDVLPHVFDRFYKASASRPRSEGSGLGLSIALENAHIHGGEITAANSPEGGAVFTLRLPRDASALTEEPGAENGEKAEGTGPEENA
- a CDS encoding dienelactone hydrolase family protein; protein product: MAQQATPLRTAQLGRALGPEPTSVSGVVLLLPGGEEVSARRPSPMMATASVRTLGRRLARAGQGEGLAAHVVHYRSRGWNGSEASLAHDASWAVDEVVRRYGDVPVCLTGIDMGGRAALRSAGHEAVNSVVALAPWLPEQDVAAPPEPVKQLAGRRVLIVHGTNDERTDPELSFRLAARAKKANRDICRFEVHSDGHGLHQHRQEVHALTEDFVMGALFGRAFSRPVEDALQAPPPLGLRMPLAAGFGRSLRRG
- a CDS encoding ATP-binding protein produces the protein MKQSAAKTLGVAALGAAFAAVGAGAASAAPAVPDATQALGAVTHTLPAENVAKALPGAGEALSQAQPALAGGLSAVQPAAEKVLSDGPTAPVAGLLGGLPLSNTGLPTHGLPLNGIPLG
- a CDS encoding adenosine deaminase, with translation MTSQSTPNTPTPDQIRRAPKVLLHDHLDGGLRPGTIVELARDAGYTGLPETDPDKLGVWFAEAADSGSLERYLETFSHTVAVMQTRDALIRVARECAEDLAEDGVVYAEVRYAPEQHLDGGLSLEEVVEAVNEGFRQGELLARESGRRIRVGALLTAMRHAARSLEIAELANRYRDLGVVGFDIAGAEAGFPPTRHLDAFEYLKRENNHFTIHAGEAFGLPSIWQALQWCGADRLGHGVRIIDDIQVKEDGSVELGRLASYVRDKRIPLELCPSSNLQTGAADSYAEHPIGLLRRLHFRATVNTDNRLMSHTSMSQEFEHLVEAFGYSLDDMQWFSVNAMKSAFIPFDERLAMINDVIKPGYAELKSEWLFRQTASTSASVPEEG
- a CDS encoding VanZ family protein: MQRQGSIGGSAAIRIRVTGGVLLVAHLVFVAWVTLRPRDVPWVMPPNLHPLASIRADLALGWPEATKRIGEGLALLAPLGVLLPTVSGRLHVSPLASFIRTVAAGALISLGIELLQTGVPGQVVDIDSLLMNTVGVALAHAAFVPASRVWLRRRTETPLPPTVLQEEAAQGRTPTIPRVGIAP